A region of Vicia villosa cultivar HV-30 ecotype Madison, WI unplaced genomic scaffold, Vvil1.0 ctg.000561F_1_1, whole genome shotgun sequence DNA encodes the following proteins:
- the LOC131629395 gene encoding F-box/FBD/LRR-repeat protein At3g14710-like, producing MNITCYSSNQSKELTLNFPVLREYKSYDCIWLDVKRVTIEAPLLEKVEISRQWLRSYDVSHAEIVIRASYVTKYRYEGYISLETILLDAHVAKASIFLTKSNVKSGQQMKNFFCKLFNINNLKRLKLIQDLAPMKPYLVDIPAFQMLGYLHLYYSLTFELLLALLLKSPCLETLVLQAIDSYTEPPDFAIVPECFLSTLKVVRFENFDGGKLELSFAKFVMENSQFLESISFSCYRLGREKIEKIKEKMFLVKRSFNLEYSAHSVTFKV from the exons ATGAATATTACTTGTTACTCCTCCAATCAGTCCAAAGAGTTAACACTTAATTTCCCAGTTCTTAGAGAATATAAGTCATATGATTGCATTTGGTTAGATGTAAAACGTGTTACTATAGAAGCGCCACTTCTTGAAAAGGTTGAAATAAGTCGTCAATGGCTTAGGTCGTATGATGTATCTCATGCTGAAATTGTGATTCGCGCTTCCTATGTTACAAAATATCGTTATGAGGGTTATATATCACTCGAGACCATTTTGCTAGATGCTCATGTTGCTAAAGCCTCCATTTTTCTAACGAAATCAAACGTCAAGAGTGGGCAAcaaatgaagaattttttttgcaaacttttcaaTATTAATAATTTGAAACGTTTAAAACTAATTCAG GATCTTGCACCAATGAAACCTTATTTGGTTGATATTCCTGCATTTCAAATGTTGGGCTACCTGCATCTATACTACTCTCTTACCTTTGAGCTTTTGTTAGCCTTACTTCTAAAGTCACCATGTCTAGAGACTCTAGTTTTACAG GCAATTGATTCTTACACAGAACCGCCTGATTTCGCAATCGTACCCGAATGTTTTCTGTCTACTCTTAAAGTGGTAAGATTTGAAAATTTTGATGGTGGTAAGCTGGAGTTAAGTTTTGCTAAATTTGTTATGGAGAATAGCCAGTTTTTGGAGAGTATTAGTTTCTCATGTTATAGGCTGGGCAgggaaaaaattgaaaagattaaGGAGAAAATGTTCTTAGTTAAGAGAAGTTTTAACTTAGAATATTCAGCTCATTCCGTCACATTTAAAGTGTGA